Genomic window (Nitrososphaerales archaeon):
CCTGCACATCTGGGTAGTATCTATAAATCGCTTCATTCAGATCCCTAAGGAAAGATATGGCCTCAAGATTCTCCTTCCCGCCATATATATTTGGAACCCATTCACCTTCTCTACGTGAATAATCTAAGTATAGCATGGATGCAACGGCATCGATCCTGAGACCATCGGCGTGGTACTTATCGAGCCAGAAGAGCGCATTACTTATCAGGAAAGATCTCACTTCATTCTTACCGTAATCGAAGATGTAACTATTCCAGTCGGGGTGGTAACGCTTCCTCCAATCTTCATATTCGTATAGGTGAGTACCATCGAAGTAGACCAAGCCATATCCATCCGTAGGGAAGTGTGATGGGACCCAATCGAGTATAACGCCTATTCCATGTTGGTGTAATTGGTCGATGAGGTACATGAGGTCTTGAGGTTTACCGTACCTACTCGTCGGTGCGTAGTAGCCCGTAATCTGATACCCCCAGCTACCATAGAATGGATGCTCCATGACTGGCATGAACTCGACGTGTGTAAAGCCCATTTCTTTCACATATTTGGGCAGATGGTGTGCCATCTCTCTATAAGTTAACCATCGATCATCCTCCTCTGGTACTCTCCTCCACGATCCCAGATGGACTTCGTATATGGAGAATGGTGCATCGAGAGAATTGTACTCTCTTCTATTCTTCATCCATTCATCATCCTTCCACTCATAATCTAGGCTCCATACGATCGATGCGGTCTTTGGAGGTACTTCAAAGTAGTATGCGAAAGGATCGCTCTTATCGGCCCAATAATTACGATTCTTAGAGATTATTCGATACTTGTATAATGTGCCTTCATCCACTCCAGATATATAGCCTTCCCATATACCAGATCCATCTGGGCGAGGGGAGAGGGGATGGGATTCCGGATTCCATTCGTTAAAACTTCCCATTACGTATACATTGGATGCGTTCGGTGCCCAGACGGCGAAGTATGTACCAACCTTACCATCCATCTCAACGATGTGCGAACCGAACTTCTCATAAAGTCTGTAATGTCTGCCCTGCTTGAATAAGTATACATCGTAATCTGTTATCAACGTATAATCGCTCAACGACCCTTCACTCGAATTCGTAATATCCCAACGATCTAATAACCTTTGAATCTTTAAAACTCCTTATCCTTTAAGATAAGGTTTGAGATATCTAAGGACCAATAACCATCCTTTAACGATTTTTTACCAAGACTTATCATTAAGCGCTTTCTGAATATTGGGCCATCTATAACGAATGTATGGTATTCACCAAATTCTCCACAGAGATCGATCCTATCCCTAAGTCTACTCAAATCTCTGATGAAGTTCCTATCTATCCTTCTTCCGACCCATCCTTCATCGAATAGATCAGCCCTTGCGCTGATCACGATCGCCTCAAACCCCTTCGATACGAAGGTATCGAGGATCTCTATGGGATCTCTATTCCACAAAGGGAAGTATGGTAAGATGCCCAATCTATCACAGAGCTTCTCTATCCAACTCCTATGCTCTTCTAGGTGAATATCTCCAAAGACCGCTCCACTCACATTCACCTTCTTTAATCTGTTGATTACATCTTCAACATCCTCTCTATACATACCCCATGTGGTCTCCTTTTGAATGAATGGTAGACCAATCGCTCGTAATTGAGCATGTATCGATTCAGGACCTCCATGAAGGTGGGGTCTATCTTTCACTGTAAAGTTGAGGAGATAAGAGATCGTTAGACCGTGCA
Coding sequences:
- a CDS encoding diphthine--ammonia ligase, which translates into the protein MRNVVVFWSGGKDSCLACYEATLHGLTISYLLNFTVKDRPHLHGGPESIHAQLRAIGLPFIQKETTWGMYREDVEDVINRLKKVNVSGAVFGDIHLEEHRSWIEKLCDRLGILPYFPLWNRDPIEILDTFVSKGFEAIVISARADLFDEGWVGRRIDRNFIRDLSRLRDRIDLCGEFGEYHTFVIDGPIFRKRLMISLGKKSLKDGYWSLDISNLILKDKEF
- the glgB gene encoding 1,4-alpha-glucan branching protein GlgB, whose translation is MSDYTLITDYDVYLFKQGRHYRLYEKFGSHIVEMDGKVGTYFAVWAPNASNVYVMGSFNEWNPESHPLSPRPDGSGIWEGYISGVDEGTLYKYRIISKNRNYWADKSDPFAYYFEVPPKTASIVWSLDYEWKDDEWMKNRREYNSLDAPFSIYEVHLGSWRRVPEEDDRWLTYREMAHHLPKYVKEMGFTHVEFMPVMEHPFYGSWGYQITGYYAPTSRYGKPQDLMYLIDQLHQHGIGVILDWVPSHFPTDGYGLVYFDGTHLYEYEDWRKRYHPDWNSYIFDYGKNEVRSFLISNALFWLDKYHADGLRIDAVASMLYLDYSRREGEWVPNIYGGKENLEAISFLRDLNEAIYRYYPDVQVIAEESTAWPMVSKPTYVGGLGFGMKWNLGWMHDILNYLSKDPIYRKYHHNQLIFSIWYAFSENFILPLSHDEVVHGKGSLINKMPGDDWQKFANLRLLFGYMYAHPGKKLLFMGGEFGQWSEWNHDRSLDWHLLEYPKHQGLQRLVRDLNSIYRRERALHRSDFSPDGFEWIDFNDWEQSVISFIRRDRESDEVMLIVCNFTPVPRIGYRVGSPRKGFWRELLNTDSEYYGGSGLGNLGGVEAVRIPFHRRDYSITLTLPPLACLYFKSECSE